The following proteins are co-located in the Acanthochromis polyacanthus isolate Apoly-LR-REF ecotype Palm Island chromosome 7, KAUST_Apoly_ChrSc, whole genome shotgun sequence genome:
- the p2rx2 gene encoding P2X purinoceptor 2 isoform X1: protein MCEAFHHIAMGLREFILEYFQGFWDYETPKVMVVKNTTLGVIYRSVQFLVITYFIWYVFISQKAYQESETRPESSVYTLMKGSAVHGDDILDTVEYARPSEGGDVISTILRREFTYNQMQGTCAEYFKVPNANCTKDSDCVEGDVDFDGHGRRTGRCVQYYNYTFKTCEIQTWCPIEEYAVVREPPLVEAINFTVFIRNSIHFPKFKVLRGNVKDASNKREMQKYLQKCNYHEEKEPYCPNFRLSYIAEQARENFTELCRTGGVIGVFINWNCNLDLDPSHCKPKYSFRRLDLRKDLANSGYYYRFAKYYNKDGVESRTLIKAYGMRLDIIVHGHAGKFSPIPTIISTVTAMTSVGICTIICDWIMLTFIDKNEVYSERKFDEVIKEPAEPISTELSFINSYGSNHSDLSDGVPL from the exons ATGTGTGAAGCATTTCATCACATCGCCATGGGACTACGTGAGTTTATATTGGAGTATTTTCAAGGTTTCTGGGACTATGAGACCCCCAAGGTGATGGTAGTGAAAAACACAACTCTTGGAGTAATTTACAGGTCTGTTCAGTTTCTGGTGATCACCTATTTCATCTG GTATGTGTTTATAAGTCAGAAAGCATACCAAGAGAGTGAAACCCGTCCGGAGAGCTCCGTTTACACTCTTATGAAAGGCTCAGCAGTTCACGGAGATGATATCCTGGACACTGTGGAGTACGCTCGACCCTCAGAG GGCGGTGATGTGATTAGTACAATACTGAGGCGAGAATTCACCTACAATCAGATGCAGGGTACCTGTGCTGAG TATTTCAAAGTTCCCAATGCCAACTGTACAAAAGACTCTGACTGTGTCGAGGGGGACGTCGACTTTGATGGCCATG GCAGAAGAACTGGAAGATGTGTTCAGTACTACAACTACACCTTCAAAACCTGTGAGATCCAAACCTGGTGTCCTATAGAGGAGTACGCTGTAGTGCG AGAGCCACCATTAGTGGAGGCGATCAACTTCACTGTGTTCATCAGGAACTCGATCCACTTCCCCAAATTTAAAGTGCTGAG GGGAAATGTCAAGGATGCCTCGAATAAGCGTGAGATGCAGAAATACCTCCAAAAATGTAACTATCATGAGGAGAAAGAGCCCTACTGTCCCAACTTCCGCCTGAGCTACATCGCAGAACAAGCCAGGGAGAATTTCACAGAGCTCTGCAGGACT GGAGGTGTAATCGGTGTTTTCATTAACTGGAACTGTAACCTGGATCTGGATCCTTCACACTGTAAACCTAAATATTCATTCCGTCGTCTGGACCTCCGCAAGGATCTGGCCAACTCTGGTTACTATTACAG GTTTGCCAAATATTACAATAAGGATGGAGTAGAGTCTCGGACGCTAATCAAGGCCTACGGTATGCGTCTGGATATCATAGTTCACGGACAT GCTGGTAAATTTAGTCCTATTCCAACCATCATCAGTACAGTGACTGCTATGACTTCTGTTGGGATT TGCACCATCATCTGTGACTGGATCATGCTGACTTTTATTGACAAGAATGAAGTCTACAGCGAGAGAAAGTTTGATGAA GTGATCAAGGAGCCCGCAGAACCCATCTCCACAGAGCTCAGCTTCATCAACAGCTACGGCTCAAACCACTCGGACCTGTCAGACGGTGTACCGCTGTGA
- the pes gene encoding pescadillo has translation MGGLQKKKFERGAATNYITRNRARKKLMLSLPDFRRLCILKGIYPHEPKHKKKVNKGSTAPRTFYLMKDIRFLLHEPIVGKFREYKIFVRKLKKAYGKTEWSTVERLRENKPTYKLDHIIKERYPSFIDALRDIDDALCMCFLFSTFARTGKCHVQTIQLCRRLTVEWMNYVIASRSLRKVFISIKGIYYQAEVMGQLITWLVPYQFSHDHPTDVDYRVMATFTEFYTTLLGFVNFRLYHSLNLLYPPKLDAKTQSELKEEDEEDYAMDSESYLEKLSALSASLARVVSSAEEEEAELDQFPVEGEDMEKMEAREKEQKQQEAQRKMFQGLKFFLNREVPRESLAFVIRCFGGEVSWDKSICIGSTYDVTDETITHHIVDRPNIDKQYINRYYIQPQWVYDCVNAKILLPVEDYFIGVTLPPHLSPFVEEKEGDYVPPEKLKIMALQRGENPANEQEEDNDEEEEEDEEEEEDDNADEEEDDEEEEEEEAEEKNLKEMEDQRSQGKSLQVKVTPGKVKVENPARLEQEEKAEEKRLAIMMMKKKEKYLYDKIMFGKKRKVREANKLAAKRKAHDDAEKAKKKKARK, from the exons atGGGAGgtcttcaaaagaaaaag ttCGAGAGGGGCGCAGCCACCAACTACATCACCAGAAACAGAGCTCGCAAGAAGTTGATGCTGAGTCTGCCAGACTTCAG GCGACTATGCATCCTGAAAGGCATCTATCCTCATGAGCCAAAGCACAAGAAGAAGGTGAACAAAGGCTCCACAGCCCCGAGGACCTTCTACCTGATGAAAGACATCCGCTTTCTGCTGCATGAACCAATTGTTGGGAAGTTCAGAGAATACAAG ATATTTGTGCGAAAACTCAAGAAGGCCTATGGAAAAACAGAGTGGTCTACAGTGGAAAGACTGAGAGAGAACAAGCCGACATATAAATTGGACCACATCATCAAAGAAAG GTACCCCAGCTTCATCGATGCTCTCCGTGACATCGACGATGCCCTCTGCATGTGCTTTCTCTTCTCCACTTTCGCCAGAACAGGAAAGTGCCACGTGCAGACAATCCAGCTGTGCAGACGCCTCACTGTGGAGTGGATGAACTACGTGATTGCATCTCGTTCTCTCCGAAAG GTTTTCATCTCCATCAAAGGAATATATTATCAGGCCGAGGTGATGGGACAGCTCATTACATGGCTGGTGCCATATCAGTTCTCCCATGAT cacCCAACAGACGTTGACTACAGAGTAATGGCAACTTTCACAGAGTTTTACACCACTCTCCTGGGATTTGTCAACTTCAGACTCTACCATTCTCTCAACTTGCTCTACCCACCAAAG CTGGATGCTAAAACACAGTCAGAACTGAAggaagaggatgaggaagacTACGCCATGGACTCAGAAAGCTACTTAGAg AAACTGTCAGCTCTGAGTGCCAGTCTGGCGCGAGTGGTTTCttctgcagaggaggaggaggctgaacTCGACCAGTTTCCTGTTGAAGGG GAGGACATGGAAAAGATGGAGGCTAGAGAAAAGGAACAGAAGCAGCAGGAAGCCCAGAGAAAGATGTTCCAGGGACTCAAATTCTTCCTCAACAGAGAAGTGCCGAGAGAGTCTCTGGCTTTTGTCATCAG GTGCTTTGGTGGTGAGGTGTCCTGGGACAAGTCTATCTGTATCGGTAGCACATACGATGTGACAGATGAAACGATCACACATCACATAGTTGACAGACCCAACATCGACAAACAGTACATCAACAG GTACTACATCCAGCCGCAGTGGGTGTATGACTGCGTTAATGCTAAAATCCTGTTGCCTGTTGAGGACTACTTCATTGGAGTGACTCTACCCCCTCACCTGTCCCCCTTcgtggaggagaaggagggcgACTACGTGCCCCCAGAGAAACTCAAGATTATGGCCTTACAGCGAGGAGAAAACCCTG CTAATGAGCAGGAAGAAGACAatgatgaggaagaagaagaggatgaagaggaggaggaggatgacaatgctgatgaagaggaagatgatgaagaagaagaagaagaagaagctgaagaGAAAAACCTGAAGGAGATGGAAGATCAAAGATCTCAGGGGAAG TCTCTGCAAGTCAAAGTGACGCCTGGAAAAGTAAAGGTAGAAAATCCAGCCCGCTTGGAGCAGGAGGAGAAAGCAGAGGAGAAACGTCTGGCCATcatgatgatgaagaaaaaggaaaagtacCTCTACGACAAGATCAtgtttggaaagaaaagaaaagtcagaGAG GCTAATAAGCTTGCTGCCAAGAGAAAGGCCCATGACGATGCTGAAAAAGCGAAGAAGAAAAAGGCCAGAAAATAA
- the p2rx2 gene encoding P2X purinoceptor 2 isoform X2 — protein MYVFISQKAYQESETRPESSVYTLMKGSAVHGDDILDTVEYARPSEGGDVISTILRREFTYNQMQGTCAEYFKVPNANCTKDSDCVEGDVDFDGHGRRTGRCVQYYNYTFKTCEIQTWCPIEEYAVVREPPLVEAINFTVFIRNSIHFPKFKVLRGNVKDASNKREMQKYLQKCNYHEEKEPYCPNFRLSYIAEQARENFTELCRTGGVIGVFINWNCNLDLDPSHCKPKYSFRRLDLRKDLANSGYYYRFAKYYNKDGVESRTLIKAYGMRLDIIVHGHAGKFSPIPTIISTVTAMTSVGICTIICDWIMLTFIDKNEVYSERKFDEVIKEPAEPISTELSFINSYGSNHSDLSDGVPL, from the exons at GTATGTGTTTATAAGTCAGAAAGCATACCAAGAGAGTGAAACCCGTCCGGAGAGCTCCGTTTACACTCTTATGAAAGGCTCAGCAGTTCACGGAGATGATATCCTGGACACTGTGGAGTACGCTCGACCCTCAGAG GGCGGTGATGTGATTAGTACAATACTGAGGCGAGAATTCACCTACAATCAGATGCAGGGTACCTGTGCTGAG TATTTCAAAGTTCCCAATGCCAACTGTACAAAAGACTCTGACTGTGTCGAGGGGGACGTCGACTTTGATGGCCATG GCAGAAGAACTGGAAGATGTGTTCAGTACTACAACTACACCTTCAAAACCTGTGAGATCCAAACCTGGTGTCCTATAGAGGAGTACGCTGTAGTGCG AGAGCCACCATTAGTGGAGGCGATCAACTTCACTGTGTTCATCAGGAACTCGATCCACTTCCCCAAATTTAAAGTGCTGAG GGGAAATGTCAAGGATGCCTCGAATAAGCGTGAGATGCAGAAATACCTCCAAAAATGTAACTATCATGAGGAGAAAGAGCCCTACTGTCCCAACTTCCGCCTGAGCTACATCGCAGAACAAGCCAGGGAGAATTTCACAGAGCTCTGCAGGACT GGAGGTGTAATCGGTGTTTTCATTAACTGGAACTGTAACCTGGATCTGGATCCTTCACACTGTAAACCTAAATATTCATTCCGTCGTCTGGACCTCCGCAAGGATCTGGCCAACTCTGGTTACTATTACAG GTTTGCCAAATATTACAATAAGGATGGAGTAGAGTCTCGGACGCTAATCAAGGCCTACGGTATGCGTCTGGATATCATAGTTCACGGACAT GCTGGTAAATTTAGTCCTATTCCAACCATCATCAGTACAGTGACTGCTATGACTTCTGTTGGGATT TGCACCATCATCTGTGACTGGATCATGCTGACTTTTATTGACAAGAATGAAGTCTACAGCGAGAGAAAGTTTGATGAA GTGATCAAGGAGCCCGCAGAACCCATCTCCACAGAGCTCAGCTTCATCAACAGCTACGGCTCAAACCACTCGGACCTGTCAGACGGTGTACCGCTGTGA